Proteins from a genomic interval of Corvus moneduloides isolate bCorMon1 chromosome 6, bCorMon1.pri, whole genome shotgun sequence:
- the RAPSN gene encoding 43 kDa receptor-associated protein of the synapse, with protein MRLFNPWAMGQDQTKQQIEKGLHLYQSNQTEKALRVWMRVLEKSADPAGRFRVLGCLITAHAEMGRYKDMLKFAVVQIDTARELEDPDFLTESYLNLARSNEKLCEFQKTISYCKTCLNMQGTTVSMQLNGQVSLSMGNAFLGLSIFQKALECFEKALRYAHNNDDKMLECRVCCSLGNFYTQIKDYEKALFFPCKAAELVNDYGKGWSLKYRAMSQYHMAVAYRKLGRLADAMDCCEESMKIALQHGDRPLQALCLLCFADIHRSRRDVQTAFPRYDSSMSIMTEIGNRLGLIQVLLGVTKCWMIQKELDKALESIEKAQELAEGLGNKLGLLKLHCLCEKIYRTKEQQRELRDHVVKFHECVEEMELYCGMCGESIGEKNNQLQALPCSHFFHLKCLQTNGTRGCPNCRRLSVKPGYV; from the exons ATGAGGCTTTTTAATCCATGGGCGATGGGTCAGGACCAGACAAAGCAACAGATAGAAAAAGGACTCCATCTTTACCAGTCTAATCAGACCGAAAAGGCCCTGCGAGTCTGGATGAGGGTTTTGGAGAAGTCTGCGGATCCTGCTGGCAGGTTTCGGGTTTTGGGTTGCCTCATCACTGCTCATGCAGAGATGGGCAGATACAAAGACATGCTGAAG TTTGCAGTGGTGCAGATTGACACAGCACGGGAGCTGGAAGACCCAGACTTCCTTACAGAGAGCTACCTAAACCTGGCTCGCAGCAATGAGAAACTCTGTGAATTCCAGAAAACAATCTCTTACTGTAAGACGTGCCTGAATATGCAGGGTACCACTGTGAGCATGCAGCTGAATGGCCAGGTGAGCCTCAGCATGGGCAATGCCTTCTTGGGCCTCAGCATTTTCCAGAAGGCTTTGGAGTGCTTTGAGAAAGCTTTACGCTACGCACACAACAACGATGACAAGATGCTGGAATGTCGAGTCTGCTGCAGCCTCGGGAACTTCTACACCCAGATAAAG GACTACGAGAAAGCCTTGTTCTTCCCATGTAAAGCCGCTGAACTGGTGAATGATTACGGGAAGGGCTGGAGCCTGAAGTACCGTGCCATGAGCCAGTACCACATGGCCGTGGCCTATCGGAAGCTGGGGCGCCTGGCAGATGCCATGGATTGCTGTGAG GAGTCCATGAAGATTGCCCTGCAGCATGGTGACCGGCCGCTGCAAGCACTGtgtctgctctgctttgcagatATCCATCGCAGTCGCAGAGACGTGCAG ACAGCCTTCCCTCGTTATGATTCTTCCATGAGCATCATGACAGAGATTGGAAACCGCCTGGGCCTGATCCAGGTGCTGCTAGGAGTGACTAAGTGCTGGATGATTCAAAAGGAGCTGGACAAG GCTCTGGAAAGCATTGAAAAGgcacaggagctggcagagggacTAGGGAACAAG CTTGGCCTGCTGAAGCTCCACTGCCTGTGTGAAAAGATCTATCGCacaaaggagcagcagagagaattGCGTGACCACGTAGTGAAGTTCCATGAATGTGTGGAGGAGATGGAGCTGTACTGTGGCATGTGTGGAGAGTCCATCGGAGAGAAGAATAACCAGCTCCAGGCACTACCTTGCTCCCACTTCTTCCACTTGAA GTGCCTCCAGACCAACGGGACCCGCGGCTGCCCCAACTGCCGCCGCTTGTCGGTGAAGCCCGGCTACGTCTGA
- the PSMC3 gene encoding 26S proteasome regulatory subunit 6A — MASVWDESEDGVGEEVLKMSTEEIVQRTRLLDSEIKIMKSEVLRVTHELQAMKDKIKENSEKIKVNKTLPYLVSNVIELLDVDPNDQEEDGANIDLDSQRKGKCAVIKTSTRQTYFLPVIGLVDAEKLKPGDLVGVNKDSYLILETLPTEYDSRVKAMEVDERPTEQYSDIGGLDKQIQELVEAIVLPMNHKEKFENLGIQPPKGVLMYGPPGTGKTLLARACAAQTKATFLKLAGPQLVQMFIGDGAKLVRDAFALAKEKAPSIIFIDELDAIGTKRFDSEKAGDREVQRTMLELLNQLDGFQPNTQVKVIAATNRVDILDPALLRSGRLDRKIEFPMPNEEARARIMQIHSRKMNVSPDVNYEELARCTDDFNGAQCKAVCVEAGMIALRRGATELTHEDYMEGILEVQAKKKANLQYYA, encoded by the exons ATGGCGTCGGTGTGGGATGAGTCGGAG GACGGCGTCGGCGAGGAGGTGCTGAAGATGTCCACGGAGGAGATCGTGCAGCGCACCCGCCTCCTCGACAGCGAGATCAAG ATCATGAAGAGTGAGGTACTGAGAGTGACCCACGAGCTCCAGGCCATGAAAGACAAGATCAAAGAGAACAGTGAGAAGATCAAAGTGAACAAAACCCTGCCATACCTTGTCTCCAATGTTATTGAG CTGCTGGATGTTGACCCAAATGAccaggaggaggatggagcaAACATTGACCTGGATTCCCAGAGAAAGGGCAAGTGTGCTGTGATCAAGACCTCTACACGTCAG aCATATTTCCTGCCTGTTATTGGGTTGGTTGATGCTGAGAAGTTGAAGCCTGGAGATCTGGTG GGGGTGAACAAAGACTCTTACTTGATCCTGGAGACTCTGCCTACTGAATATGATTCACGGGTGAAAGCCATGGAGGTGGATGAGAGGCCCACAGAGCAGTACAGTGACATCGGGGGGCTGGATAAACAAATCCAAGAG CTTGTGGAGGCCATTGTCCTGCCAATGAATCATAAGgagaaatttgaaaatttggGTATACAGCCACCCAAAGGAGTCCTTATGTATGGGCCTCCAGGAACAGGGAAGACACTTTTAGCTCGAGCATGTGCTGCCCAGACCAAG GCTACGTTCCTGAAGCTGGCGGGTCCACAACTTGTGCAGATGTTCATTGGTGATGGAGCGAAGCTGGTACGTGATGCTTTTGCTcttgcaaaggaaaaagctCCTTCCATCATCTTTATTGATGAACTGGATGCCATTGGCACTAAAAG GTTTGATAGTGAGAAGGCTGGTGACCGGGAGGTGCAGAGGACCATGCTAGAGCTGCTTAATCAACTTGATGGTTTCCAGCCCAACACACAAGTCAAG GTGATTGCTGCAACCAACCGGGTTGATATCTTGGACCCAGCTTTGCTCCGCTCCGGACGATTAGATCGGAAGATTGAGTTCCCAATGCCTAATGAGGAGGCCAGAGCCAGAATTATGCAGATTCATTCACGCAAAATGAATGTCAG CCCTGATGTGAACTATGAGGAACTGGCTCGCTGCACAGATGATTTCAATGGAGCCCAGTGCAAGGCTGTGTGTGTCGAAGCG GGGATGATTGCACTCCGCCGTGGAGCTACAGAGCTCACCCACGAGGACTACATGGAAGGAATCCTGGAGGttcaagcaaagaaaaaagccaatCTGCAGTACTATGCCTGA